One window of Candidatus Nitrospira kreftii genomic DNA carries:
- a CDS encoding Succinate dehydrogenase, with translation MRKLDPKIPSGPLETKWDRHRFSEKLVSPNNKRKLTVIVVGTGLAGASAASTLGQLGYQVECFCFQDSPRRAHSIAAQGGINAAKNYQDDGDSVGRLFYDTIKGGDFRSREANVYRLAQVSTQIIDQCVALGIPFAREYGGHLANRSFGGVQVSRTFYCRGQTGQQLLLGAYSALCWQIERGQVTMRPRTEMLDLIVVDGQARGIVVRDLVTGRLSVHTAHTVVLATGGYSNVYYLSTNASGSNVTATYRAWKQGAVFANPCFTQIHPTAIPPGDASQAKLTLMSESLRNDGRLWVPKTMADRRSPGDIPEAERDYFLERRYPRFGNLAPRDIASRAVKAVCDEGRGVGSSGYGVYLDFAGVIEQHGLDVVCERYGNLFEMYHRITGEDAYHSPMRIYPAPHYTMGGLWVDYHLMSSIPGLFVIGEANFADHGANRLGASSLMQGLADGYFILPYTIGHYLATATLPSVPENHAESRAALHRVTSRITRLLSSKGRRTAASFHRELGTLLWNHCGMSRHEAGLKKVLMSIPTLREEFWKNVMVPGSGADFNQELEYAGRVADYLEFAELLCHDALHRQESCGAHFREEYQTDDGEPKRDDPRFAHVAAWEYRDGAVPLLHKEPLTFEFVQPTMRSYQ, from the coding sequence ATGAGGAAACTTGACCCCAAAATTCCATCCGGGCCATTGGAAACCAAATGGGATCGGCATCGGTTCAGTGAAAAGTTGGTCAGTCCCAACAATAAGCGGAAACTGACCGTCATTGTCGTCGGTACCGGCCTCGCCGGCGCGAGCGCCGCGTCGACCTTAGGACAACTTGGCTATCAGGTGGAGTGCTTTTGTTTCCAGGACAGCCCTCGTCGCGCACACAGTATCGCGGCACAAGGGGGAATCAACGCGGCCAAGAATTACCAGGATGACGGAGACAGTGTGGGCCGGCTGTTTTATGACACGATTAAGGGTGGCGATTTCCGTTCCCGAGAAGCCAACGTCTATCGGCTCGCTCAGGTCAGCACGCAAATCATCGACCAATGTGTAGCGCTCGGCATTCCGTTCGCCAGGGAATATGGTGGACACCTGGCGAATCGCTCATTTGGGGGTGTCCAAGTTTCTCGTACATTTTACTGTCGAGGGCAGACCGGACAGCAACTGCTCTTGGGCGCCTATTCGGCCCTCTGTTGGCAGATTGAACGAGGTCAGGTCACCATGCGGCCACGTACCGAGATGCTCGATCTGATTGTGGTCGATGGTCAGGCTCGAGGCATTGTGGTTCGGGATTTGGTCACTGGGCGTCTCAGCGTCCACACCGCTCATACTGTAGTGTTAGCGACTGGGGGATATAGCAATGTCTACTATCTTTCGACCAATGCGAGCGGCAGCAACGTGACGGCCACGTACCGAGCGTGGAAGCAGGGGGCGGTGTTTGCCAATCCATGCTTTACGCAGATCCACCCTACGGCAATCCCTCCGGGTGACGCGTCTCAAGCCAAGTTGACCCTGATGTCCGAATCGCTTCGCAATGACGGGCGACTGTGGGTGCCGAAGACGATGGCCGATCGTCGCTCACCGGGCGACATTCCGGAAGCCGAGCGTGACTACTTCTTAGAACGTCGATACCCGCGGTTTGGGAACCTCGCGCCACGAGATATCGCGTCACGCGCGGTGAAGGCTGTGTGCGACGAAGGCCGTGGTGTTGGTTCAAGCGGATACGGGGTGTATCTGGATTTCGCCGGCGTGATCGAACAACATGGGCTCGATGTGGTCTGCGAACGCTATGGCAATCTCTTCGAGATGTATCACCGGATTACGGGAGAGGATGCCTACCACTCACCCATGCGAATTTACCCGGCGCCTCACTACACGATGGGAGGGCTCTGGGTGGATTATCATCTCATGAGCTCGATCCCGGGACTCTTCGTGATCGGCGAAGCGAATTTTGCGGATCATGGGGCGAATCGGTTGGGAGCCAGCTCGTTGATGCAGGGCCTTGCTGATGGCTATTTCATTCTACCGTATACGATCGGTCATTATTTGGCAACCGCGACGCTTCCGTCAGTTCCAGAAAATCACGCGGAGTCTCGCGCGGCGCTTCATCGTGTGACGAGTCGAATTACGCGCCTTCTGAGCTCGAAAGGTCGTCGAACAGCAGCCTCGTTTCATCGGGAGCTCGGGACACTCTTGTGGAACCATTGTGGCATGTCCCGTCATGAAGCAGGGCTCAAGAAGGTCCTCATGTCGATTCCGACTCTTCGGGAAGAGTTTTGGAAGAATGTGATGGTGCCGGGGTCGGGAGCCGATTTCAACCAAGAGTTGGAGTATGCGGGACGGGTGGCGGACTATCTTGAGTTTGCGGAATTGCTCTGTCACGACGCCTTGCATCGCCAGGAATCATGTGGAGCGCATTTTCGCGAGGAATATCAGACGGACGACGGTGAGCCGAAGCGCGACGATCCCCGTTTTGCCCACGTGGCTGCCTGGGAATACCGAGATGGAGCAGTGCCGCTCCTGCACAAGGAGCCCCTGACCTTCGAATTCGTACAGCCGACGATGAGAAGTTATCAGTGA
- a CDS encoding hypothetical protein (conserved protein of unknown function) has protein sequence MERRWWRATAIALVMISVWFVSGCGYNDLQGLDEDTKAGWSEVINQYQRRADLIPNLVATVKGYAAHEKETLEGVVNARAKATGIHVTPEVLKDPAAFEAFQAAQAGLTSALGRLIAIAENYPNLKADQNFRDLQSQLEGTENRITVARKRYIDRVAEYNKMVRYFPTNLTAKFLLNLEERPNFTVADENAVAKPPEVKF, from the coding sequence ATGGAGCGTAGGTGGTGGAGAGCGACGGCAATCGCCCTAGTGATGATCAGCGTGTGGTTTGTGTCCGGTTGCGGCTACAACGATCTGCAAGGATTAGACGAAGATACGAAGGCGGGATGGAGTGAGGTGATCAACCAATACCAGCGACGTGCGGATCTCATTCCGAACCTTGTCGCGACGGTCAAAGGGTACGCAGCTCATGAAAAAGAGACCCTTGAGGGAGTCGTGAACGCCCGAGCGAAGGCGACCGGGATTCACGTGACGCCCGAGGTATTGAAAGATCCCGCGGCGTTCGAAGCCTTTCAGGCGGCTCAAGCCGGACTGACATCGGCGTTGGGGCGACTGATCGCGATTGCTGAAAATTACCCGAACCTCAAAGCCGATCAAAACTTCAGAGATCTCCAAAGTCAGCTGGAGGGAACGGAGAATCGGATTACGGTGGCTCGTAAGCGGTATATCGATCGTGTCGCAGAGTACAACAAGATGGTGCGATATTTCCCGACGAACCTGACGGCCAAGTTCCTGCTGAATCTCGAGGAGCGGCCTAACTTTACCGTCGCTGATGAGAATGCTGTGGCGAAGCCGCCCGAAGTGAAGTTTTGA
- a CDS encoding hypothetical protein (conserved protein of unknown function) yields the protein MWKQDEVVGGEEARERERWVEDKRSPLKGGPTLPDEVAFVGKDVEFKGVITYSGTVRIDGALDGEIHTDGGLLVGPEAVLKAKVTAGTVVCHGNITGDIQATKQIVLCAPAVVQGSLTTPVLSMEEGVVFNGTLEMKSQAKAEGLREVGPYVGTTSNRPQIRLAA from the coding sequence ATGTGGAAGCAGGATGAGGTGGTGGGGGGAGAAGAGGCGCGGGAAAGGGAACGGTGGGTAGAGGACAAGCGCAGTCCATTAAAGGGTGGTCCAACCCTTCCGGATGAGGTGGCCTTCGTTGGGAAGGATGTGGAGTTCAAGGGTGTGATCACCTACTCCGGCACCGTCCGGATCGATGGGGCTTTGGACGGGGAAATCCATACGGACGGCGGCTTGCTCGTCGGGCCAGAGGCCGTATTGAAGGCCAAGGTGACGGCTGGGACCGTGGTATGCCATGGAAATATCACGGGGGACATTCAAGCGACGAAGCAAATCGTGCTCTGTGCTCCGGCCGTTGTGCAAGGTAGCTTGACGACTCCGGTGTTATCCATGGAGGAAGGCGTCGTATTCAACGGCACACTGGAGATGAAATCTCAAGCCAAGGCCGAGGGGTTACGCGAGGTGGGACCGTATGTCGGAACCACGAGCAATCGACCACAGATTCGCCTTGCGGCATAA
- a CDS encoding hypothetical protein (conserved protein of unknown function), with protein MPRREFFDGTGGFQVRHRTLGVYQGSAIDLAFWQPSSGMPEHGLCRFATRENAQALIDVLCSAECIEPMRRQDLTIEPFDTAEHDRLMTDYPQPSAWETPT; from the coding sequence ATGCCTAGAAGGGAGTTCTTCGATGGAACCGGTGGGTTTCAAGTTCGGCACCGAACGCTAGGAGTCTATCAAGGGAGCGCGATCGATCTGGCCTTCTGGCAACCATCGTCTGGCATGCCGGAACATGGCCTGTGTCGATTTGCGACCAGAGAAAATGCACAGGCGTTGATCGACGTGCTCTGTTCTGCGGAATGCATTGAACCGATGAGGCGACAAGATCTGACGATCGAACCGTTCGATACCGCCGAGCATGATCGCTTGATGACCGACTATCCGCAGCCGTCTGCGTGGGAGACACCGACATAG
- a CDS encoding hypothetical protein (conserved exported protein of unknown function) → MIRHKISRLAWYCFLTAATFSSAIPAAALDIPRLTGRVVDLAHVLPSSTVESLTSRLAAHEAQSSNQAAILIIPSLEGDSLEEFSHRVATTWKLGQKGTDNGVLLLVVIGERKVRIEVGYGLEGVLTDARSAQIIRNEIVPRFRAGDIPGGVTEGISAILKTIEGIYQASEQTVSQPETDILGQVVVAVMVGLVVGLMFMNIHKFVGPVAGAGISTLLAPWLVPALIASAATLFLLLVIGASGTGGRTSRSSRGMDDWIWYSSRSGGWGGGSFGGGGGFGGGGGDFGGGGASGNW, encoded by the coding sequence TTGATACGGCACAAAATCAGTCGCCTCGCATGGTATTGTTTCCTGACGGCCGCTACGTTCTCGTCGGCCATACCTGCTGCTGCGCTGGACATTCCTCGGTTGACCGGGCGGGTCGTCGACCTTGCCCATGTTCTACCGAGTTCCACGGTTGAGTCGCTCACGTCTCGACTGGCGGCTCATGAAGCACAATCCAGTAATCAAGCGGCTATTCTGATCATTCCTTCTCTCGAAGGCGATTCACTCGAAGAATTCTCCCATCGCGTGGCCACAACCTGGAAACTCGGTCAAAAGGGTACGGACAACGGTGTGCTCTTGTTGGTGGTGATAGGGGAGCGCAAGGTTCGGATCGAAGTCGGGTACGGATTGGAAGGGGTGTTGACCGACGCTCGATCGGCTCAAATCATTAGAAATGAAATCGTGCCTCGGTTCCGCGCCGGTGATATCCCAGGTGGAGTGACTGAGGGGATCAGCGCCATTTTAAAGACAATCGAAGGAATCTATCAGGCATCGGAACAAACAGTCTCTCAGCCAGAGACGGACATCCTGGGGCAGGTTGTGGTGGCTGTCATGGTCGGGCTCGTCGTCGGGCTCATGTTCATGAACATCCATAAATTCGTGGGACCGGTAGCGGGTGCAGGGATCTCAACACTATTGGCTCCCTGGCTCGTGCCGGCGCTCATTGCGAGCGCGGCGACCTTGTTTCTGCTCCTTGTAATTGGCGCGTCCGGTACCGGGGGAAGGACCTCACGATCATCACGCGGGATGGATGATTGGATCTGGTACAGCAGCCGCAGTGGTGGGTGGGGTGGAGGGTCATTTGGTGGAGGGGGTGGATTCGGCGGTGGAGGCGGCGATTTCGGAGGAGGAGGGGCCAGTGGAAACTGGTGA
- a CDS encoding Succinate dehydrogenase, whose protein sequence is MKFTLRIWRQNGPAERGRFVTYEAQDVTHGMSFLEMLDGVNQRLLGNGEKPVAFEQDCREGICGSCSLVIDGIPHGPDRGITTCQLYMRRFPDGATITIEPWRAKAFPIIKDLVVDRSPLDRIMQAGGYISVNTGGAVDGNVLLIGKDQAETAMDAASCIGCGACVAACKNASATLFVAAKVSHFAILPQGKPERTHRVSAMLEAMDREGFGSCGNQYECEAVCPKSISVRFIANLNREYLRAGIVEAGLPSEPESPHAESV, encoded by the coding sequence ATGAAATTCACATTAAGAATTTGGCGCCAGAATGGACCGGCCGAGCGAGGTCGGTTTGTCACGTATGAGGCGCAGGATGTGACTCATGGTATGTCGTTCCTGGAAATGCTCGATGGTGTGAATCAGAGATTGCTTGGCAACGGTGAAAAGCCTGTGGCCTTCGAGCAGGATTGCCGTGAGGGCATTTGCGGAAGTTGTTCATTGGTCATCGATGGTATCCCACACGGCCCGGACCGTGGTATCACGACCTGCCAGCTGTACATGAGACGGTTTCCAGATGGGGCCACCATCACGATTGAGCCGTGGCGGGCCAAGGCCTTTCCCATCATCAAAGACTTGGTGGTCGATCGCAGTCCCCTGGATCGTATCATGCAAGCAGGAGGGTATATTTCGGTCAATACGGGTGGCGCGGTAGATGGGAATGTTTTGCTGATCGGGAAGGATCAAGCAGAAACCGCGATGGATGCGGCGTCGTGTATCGGGTGTGGAGCTTGCGTCGCAGCCTGTAAGAATGCCTCGGCTACTCTCTTCGTCGCGGCAAAAGTGTCACACTTTGCGATCTTGCCACAGGGAAAACCGGAACGAACACACCGTGTGAGTGCCATGCTTGAGGCGATGGATCGTGAAGGGTTTGGTTCGTGCGGCAATCAGTATGAGTGCGAGGCCGTCTGTCCAAAAAGCATCAGCGTACGGTTCATCGCCAACCTCAATCGTGAGTATCTCCGCGCCGGCATCGTCGAAGCCGGCCTTCCCAGTGAGCCTGAATCGCCGCATGCGGAGTCCGTCTAG
- a CDS encoding putative lipid II flippase MurJ, whose amino-acid sequence MPEPPVTTGAPPKLQDENQSVVKAAGMIGVATFSSRVLGFIRDMVLAGLFGATPAADAFFVAYRIPNLLRELFAEGSMSAAFIPVFTEYHTLKSKEDAWGLASAAFTTLLTIVTGITMLGILGAAGIVWLLAPGFHDDPIRLEMTTLLTRMMFPYLIFISLAALAMGILNSLRAFAAPAFSPVFFNLFIIGCALFLAPTLPEPILGVAVGVVAGGAAQFAMQLPGLKFRGMLFGFKFQPGHPGVRKIGKLMIPSLLGLSVTQINITISTILGSFFAGGPTYLFYGMRLIQFPLGIFGVALATAILPTLSAQAARGALGELRTTLGFGLRMILFIILPAMVGLIVLRTPIVHLFFEHGTFTAHDTAETAFAVLCYAVGLWAFAGVRIIVSAFYSMKDTTTPAISAAITVIANILLSLVLMSYLGAAGLALATAFAAMVNGGILVVVLNRRLGGVEWKSVIRSASRVLVGCVPIVSACWWVADAQIWSHPAEWIEKSALLAVALALSVGGYLGVHAVFRSEELDVVWGMVRRKLGRLSR is encoded by the coding sequence ATGCCTGAGCCTCCCGTGACGACTGGTGCTCCACCCAAGCTCCAGGACGAGAATCAATCAGTCGTCAAAGCGGCTGGTATGATCGGTGTGGCCACGTTTTCTAGCCGCGTCCTTGGCTTTATCCGTGACATGGTTCTCGCGGGACTCTTTGGCGCCACCCCGGCTGCCGATGCGTTCTTTGTCGCCTATCGTATACCGAATCTGCTCCGCGAACTTTTTGCCGAAGGTTCGATGTCCGCCGCGTTCATTCCGGTCTTCACCGAGTATCACACGCTCAAGTCAAAAGAGGATGCCTGGGGGTTGGCGAGCGCCGCCTTTACGACACTGCTGACCATTGTGACGGGCATTACTATGCTTGGGATCTTAGGGGCAGCGGGCATTGTCTGGCTCTTGGCCCCGGGGTTCCATGATGATCCTATCCGGCTTGAAATGACGACATTGCTCACACGCATGATGTTCCCCTATCTCATTTTTATCAGCCTGGCTGCTTTGGCGATGGGCATCCTCAATTCCCTACGAGCCTTCGCGGCGCCGGCGTTTTCTCCCGTATTCTTCAATCTATTTATCATTGGGTGTGCGCTCTTTCTTGCTCCCACGTTGCCGGAGCCCATCCTCGGTGTCGCGGTTGGTGTGGTCGCCGGCGGAGCCGCCCAGTTTGCGATGCAGTTGCCGGGGCTCAAGTTTCGTGGAATGTTATTTGGATTCAAATTCCAGCCCGGCCATCCCGGTGTACGAAAGATCGGCAAGCTGATGATCCCGTCGTTGCTCGGGTTGTCGGTGACACAGATCAATATCACCATAAGCACGATTTTGGGATCGTTTTTTGCTGGTGGACCGACGTATCTATTTTATGGCATGCGGCTGATCCAGTTTCCGCTCGGGATTTTCGGCGTGGCCCTGGCCACGGCCATTCTGCCGACGTTGTCGGCACAAGCGGCACGTGGAGCATTGGGCGAATTGCGAACGACGCTTGGGTTCGGCTTGCGGATGATTCTCTTCATCATTCTGCCGGCGATGGTCGGGTTAATTGTGCTTCGGACCCCGATCGTCCATCTCTTCTTCGAGCATGGGACCTTTACGGCGCACGATACGGCTGAGACGGCGTTTGCGGTTCTATGCTATGCCGTGGGCCTGTGGGCATTCGCGGGGGTGCGTATTATTGTGTCGGCATTTTATTCGATGAAAGACACGACGACCCCGGCCATCTCTGCAGCAATTACGGTGATTGCGAATATCCTGCTCTCATTGGTTCTGATGTCGTATCTTGGCGCAGCAGGCTTGGCCCTCGCCACGGCATTTGCTGCGATGGTCAATGGCGGAATTCTCGTGGTGGTACTAAATCGTCGACTGGGTGGCGTTGAGTGGAAGTCAGTCATCCGTTCAGCCAGCCGGGTGCTGGTGGGCTGTGTCCCGATTGTATCGGCCTGTTGGTGGGTGGCCGATGCACAGATATGGAGTCACCCAGCCGAGTGGATCGAGAAATCTGCACTGCTTGCCGTCGCTCTTGCCTTAAGTGTCGGTGGGTACCTTGGTGTGCATGCAGTGTTTCGGTCAGAAGAACTTGATGTTGTGTGGGGTATGGTGCGGAGAAAGCTCGGCAGATTGTCGAGATAA
- a CDS encoding hypothetical protein (conserved protein of unknown function) → MGTPVPPRHPLRQLFGALTEKSFTEHLGWPDTKVTSYVSNLLVDFTHTDQLYKIRNRQNHPVDAVVDLLFESEVLLEAQSLDRERDVHRHIGDFTLFMAGLFPEYLRRLKTAGRIYHKDFLVDYVKTGKRSYGIVAQIGRDDAETSLPLFQKLSENFELCVTGLGFVRSDLDRMQDPAYRKTRDLLLN, encoded by the coding sequence ATGGGTACCCCAGTTCCTCCACGTCATCCGCTCCGGCAACTCTTCGGCGCGTTGACTGAGAAGAGTTTTACGGAACATCTGGGTTGGCCCGACACCAAAGTCACTTCCTATGTCTCCAATCTGCTGGTGGATTTTACCCATACCGATCAGCTCTATAAGATTAGAAACCGGCAGAATCACCCGGTTGATGCGGTGGTAGATTTGTTGTTTGAATCAGAGGTCTTGCTCGAAGCGCAATCGTTGGATCGTGAGCGGGACGTTCATCGACATATCGGTGACTTTACCCTCTTCATGGCCGGATTGTTTCCCGAATACCTGCGACGGCTCAAAACGGCCGGACGCATTTATCACAAGGACTTTCTTGTGGACTATGTGAAGACGGGCAAACGGTCGTACGGGATCGTGGCGCAGATCGGGCGTGATGATGCGGAAACCAGTTTGCCTCTGTTCCAAAAATTATCGGAAAATTTTGAACTCTGCGTGACAGGTCTTGGATTTGTGCGGTCAGATCTGGATCGCATGCAGGATCCTGCCTATCGGAAGACTCGGGATCTGCTTTTGAATTGA
- a CDS encoding hypothetical protein (conserved protein of unknown function) — METGERLQLTAEERERVSLAVHAAEQDTNAEIVPMIVSRSGLYRDAQYRAGLLFAVSALTMLLTTEVLWLPWGWHASNAAWLVLTTLLTYGVGAWLGTLTPFVRLLTPTDRMHHKVRLRAERAFVQHTVAQTRERNGVLIMVSLLEHEICVVADQPLYQRVSAERWSSVVGAAVSRLKTGDIVGGLCQSIQACGVLLAEVCPGRPDDNPNELSNELVQEP, encoded by the coding sequence GTGGAAACTGGTGAGAGACTGCAACTCACAGCCGAGGAACGTGAACGGGTCAGCCTGGCTGTGCATGCGGCGGAACAAGATACCAATGCCGAGATCGTTCCAATGATCGTCAGCCGATCCGGCCTCTATCGAGATGCCCAATATCGTGCCGGGTTGCTGTTCGCGGTCTCGGCGCTGACGATGCTGTTGACTACGGAGGTCTTGTGGTTGCCGTGGGGATGGCATGCCTCCAACGCGGCTTGGCTGGTCCTGACGACTCTCCTGACCTATGGTGTGGGCGCCTGGCTCGGTACTCTGACCCCGTTCGTTCGCCTCCTCACACCAACGGATCGGATGCATCATAAAGTAAGGCTGAGGGCCGAGCGAGCCTTCGTGCAGCATACCGTTGCGCAGACGCGTGAGCGCAACGGTGTATTGATCATGGTGTCGCTGCTGGAGCACGAGATTTGTGTGGTGGCCGACCAACCCCTATACCAACGAGTCTCAGCGGAGCGATGGTCCTCGGTCGTTGGGGCCGCCGTCAGCCGACTCAAAACAGGCGATATCGTTGGCGGATTATGTCAGAGTATTCAGGCCTGCGGGGTCCTTCTGGCCGAGGTTTGCCCTGGTCGTCCAGACGACAATCCCAATGAATTATCGAATGAATTAGTGCAAGAACCATGA
- a CDS encoding Methylated-DNA--protein-cysteine methyltransferase has product MQRAMIFQSSWGWMGLAESPKGIQAIVLPKRSKRAAESDLRAQTNGQCQQGASPRLESARRQLLDYLDGERSTFDVPLDLSHGTSFQRQVWRTLQRVPYGKLRSYQWIAARVGGPHYARAVGNAVGANPLPIMIPCHRIVAQDASLGGFSGGLPMKRKLLSLEGTLTQLLRG; this is encoded by the coding sequence ATGCAGCGCGCAATGATCTTTCAATCATCTTGGGGGTGGATGGGACTTGCTGAATCTCCGAAGGGGATTCAGGCCATTGTGTTGCCGAAACGGTCGAAGCGAGCCGCCGAGTCTGATCTCAGAGCTCAGACGAATGGGCAATGCCAACAAGGAGCGTCCCCGCGACTGGAATCAGCCCGTCGGCAGCTACTCGATTATCTGGATGGGGAAAGGAGTACCTTTGATGTGCCGCTCGATTTATCGCATGGAACGTCGTTCCAACGGCAGGTGTGGCGGACACTGCAGCGAGTACCCTATGGCAAGCTCCGTTCGTACCAATGGATTGCAGCGCGAGTGGGTGGACCACACTATGCTCGTGCGGTCGGCAACGCGGTGGGAGCGAATCCGTTACCGATCATGATTCCTTGTCATCGGATCGTCGCACAGGATGCCTCGCTTGGTGGATTTTCAGGAGGGCTTCCGATGAAACGAAAGCTACTGTCTCTCGAAGGGACGCTGACTCAGTTGCTGCGAGGGTAG
- a CDS encoding Endonuclease DDE: MRIAPAVHLSDPERQQLEQWAHGRRTPARLVLRAKILLLAAAGHDNHQIAAAVATSRQTVGLWRQRFVTQRVLGLAQDAPRGGRPPKARRTLTARILKTTTHTKPPAATHWSTRTLARHLRTNPTFVQRVWTAHGLHPHRVRAFKLSQDPHFQEKLEDVVGLYLHPPAHAVVLAVDEKSQIQALDRTQPGLPLKKGRCGTMTHDYKRHGTTTLFAALNVAEGSLISTCLPRHRHQEWLRFLRLIDRQIPQDKALHLIADNYATHKHPTVQRWLTRHPRIHMHFTPTSSSWLNLVERVFGDLTAKQLRRGVFRSVPELIAAIDAYMTQRNAQPKPFVWTKSAQEILTKVNRAKIALDKTRTA; encoded by the coding sequence ATGCGCATCGCCCCCGCCGTTCATCTGAGTGACCCTGAACGCCAGCAACTCGAGCAGTGGGCGCATGGGCGACGAACGCCTGCGCGACTGGTGCTCCGCGCCAAGATTCTGTTGTTGGCGGCCGCGGGCCACGACAATCACCAGATTGCCGCTGCCGTAGCCACAAGCCGGCAAACCGTGGGGCTCTGGCGGCAGCGCTTCGTGACCCAGCGCGTGCTCGGTCTTGCCCAGGATGCCCCTCGCGGAGGGCGGCCCCCCAAGGCACGCCGGACTCTGACCGCGCGCATCCTGAAGACGACGACGCACACGAAACCACCCGCCGCTACCCACTGGTCCACCCGCACCTTGGCGCGACACCTGCGGACGAATCCCACGTTCGTGCAACGGGTCTGGACTGCGCATGGGCTGCACCCCCATCGAGTCCGCGCCTTCAAGCTCAGTCAGGATCCGCACTTCCAGGAGAAATTGGAGGATGTGGTGGGGCTCTATCTCCATCCGCCCGCGCATGCGGTGGTTCTGGCTGTCGATGAGAAAAGCCAAATCCAAGCGCTCGATCGCACACAGCCTGGCCTCCCGCTGAAGAAAGGCCGGTGCGGGACGATGACCCATGACTACAAGCGCCACGGCACGACCACGCTCTTTGCCGCCCTCAACGTCGCGGAGGGCTCCTTGATCTCCACCTGCTTGCCCCGCCATCGGCACCAGGAATGGCTGCGGTTCCTACGGCTGATTGATCGGCAGATTCCTCAGGACAAGGCCCTGCATCTGATCGCCGACAACTATGCCACTCACAAACACCCCACGGTCCAACGGTGGTTGACACGGCACCCCCGCATCCACATGCACTTCACCCCGACGAGTAGCTCGTGGCTCAATCTCGTGGAGCGTGTCTTTGGCGACCTGACGGCCAAACAGCTGCGGCGCGGTGTGTTCCGGAGCGTCCCCGAGCTGATTGCGGCCATTGACGCGTACATGACCCAGCGCAATGCCCAGCCTAAACCGTTTGTGTGGACCAAATCCGCCCAGGAGATCCTGACAAAAGTGAATCGAGCCAAGATCGCCCTGGATAAGACAAGAACAGCATGA
- a CDS encoding hypothetical protein (conserved protein of unknown function), whose product MSRRIVCPRCREGDALRVSPQSPRELVASLIWMVPFQCQQCHHRFLAYRMNTTGVSHSIDRREHLRIPVKLCLSFSGGKVRGEGTVMDLSLGGCIIKSDTHVHLDDIFYLEIVIAEHEPPVEVAAMVRSVSVRGIAFKFLRKAQENKRLLTFIQSHSGSTSSILTKAVEPSIIG is encoded by the coding sequence ATGAGTCGTCGGATAGTCTGTCCACGATGTCGTGAGGGTGATGCGCTTCGTGTCTCGCCACAGTCACCGCGTGAACTCGTTGCATCGCTGATTTGGATGGTCCCATTTCAGTGTCAACAGTGCCACCACCGGTTTCTTGCCTATCGCATGAACACGACAGGAGTCTCACACTCTATCGACCGCCGTGAACATCTCCGCATACCAGTCAAGCTCTGCCTGTCTTTTTCAGGGGGGAAAGTCAGGGGCGAGGGTACGGTGATGGATCTATCTCTTGGCGGATGCATCATCAAGAGCGACACGCACGTGCACCTTGACGACATTTTCTACCTGGAGATCGTCATCGCTGAACACGAACCTCCGGTTGAAGTGGCCGCTATGGTCCGGTCAGTGAGTGTGCGCGGGATTGCATTCAAGTTCCTGCGCAAAGCTCAAGAAAATAAACGTCTTCTGACCTTCATTCAATCACACTCGGGATCCACTTCTTCTATACTGACCAAAGCCGTCGAACCGTCGATCATCGGATAG
- a CDS encoding D-tyr-tRNA(Tyr) deacylase — protein MKAILQRVTEASVEVDGRVVGKIQCGLMVLLGVAKGDQDSDVSCIVDKIRNLRIFSDDHGKMNRSLIDVGGAVLLVSQFTLLGSTTNGRRPSFDEAAPPDQAKELYEKVAQGLRESGTRVEMGVFAAHMQVALVNDGPVTFVVDSKQGC, from the coding sequence ATGAAAGCCATTCTTCAGCGTGTTACCGAAGCTTCGGTGGAAGTCGATGGACGGGTCGTAGGCAAAATCCAGTGTGGATTGATGGTCTTGTTAGGGGTGGCTAAAGGTGATCAGGATTCTGACGTGAGCTGTATAGTCGACAAAATCAGGAACCTTCGGATTTTCTCGGATGATCACGGCAAGATGAATCGATCACTCATCGATGTAGGTGGGGCTGTGTTGTTGGTCTCACAGTTCACGCTGCTGGGTAGCACGACGAATGGGCGTCGCCCGAGTTTCGACGAGGCCGCTCCGCCTGACCAGGCTAAGGAGCTGTATGAAAAGGTCGCGCAAGGGCTACGCGAAAGCGGGACGAGGGTCGAGATGGGAGTCTTTGCGGCTCATATGCAGGTGGCCTTGGTGAACGACGGCCCTGTGACCTTCGTGGTGGACAGTAAGCAGGGATGCTAG